AGAGGGGCGGTCGGCGCGCGCCGCGCCGACCGCCCTCCGTCACCGGGAGCCATCGGCCATGCTGCTCTTCGTCGGCCTCGGCAATCCTGGTCGCGAATATGCCGGGAACCGGCACAATATCGGTTTCATGGCGGTCGAGAAGATCGCGGACGCTCATGGCTTTTCCGCGCCGCGCGCGCGGTTTCAGGGCCTCGTCCGCGAGGGGACGATCGCCGGCGAGCGTGTGCTCGCGCTGCTGCCGCAGACTTACATGAACGAATCGGGACGCGCCGTCGGCGAGGCGCTGCGCTTTCACAAGATCGCGCTTTCGGATGTCGTCGTCTTTCACGACGAGCTCGATCTTTCGCCCGCCAAATGCCGCGTGAAGATCGGCGGCGGCGCCGCCGGGCACAATGGGCTGCGCTCCATCGGCGCGCATGTCGGGCAGGATTTCAAGCGCATTCGGCTCGGCATCGGCCATCCGGGCGACAAGGCGCGCGTGCATTCCTATGTGCTCAATGATTTCGCCAAGAGCGAGGAGCCCTGGGTGCGAACGCTCTGCGGCGCGCTCGCCGACAATGCCGCGCTGATCGTGAAGCGTGACGACGCCGGCCTGCAGAACAAGATTCACCTGGCCTTGGAAGCCGCGGGCTTCGGCGCGCCCAAGCGGGTCGGCGAGGCGTGATCGGCCCCCGCGCTCTGGCCTTTGGTCTCGCGGTCTTCGCCGCGAGCATGGCCGCCGCGGCCGAGGAAAAGCCGTCTCAGGCGTATGGCGAGGATCATCCCACCTGCCAGGAATGGACCGACGGCTGCCTCGTCTGCGCCCGTCGGGAGGACGGCTCCGCGGCTTGCTCAATGGTGGGCGTGGCCTGCCTTCCCGCCGCCGTCGTCTGCCTGAAGAGCAAATGAAGCCCGGCCTCGGCGGCTGAATTTCAGCTGAACGCCGCGTTCAAAGCGGGTTCAGCGCCGCGCCGGCATGATGCGCTCGTCGATCGGGGAAACGTCCCGGTCCAAGGAGACAGACATCATGAAGACCAACGCCATTCTCGCCATCGCCCTTTTCGCTTCCGCTCCGGCTTTCGCCCAGACCGCGACCGCCCCTGCGGCGAAGCCTCCGGCCGGACCGGCCGCCGCCGTCACTGCGCCGGTCAAGCAGGTGGTCGCCGTCGCCCAGCCGCTCGACATCAACTCCGCCACTGTGGAGCAGCTCGCCGGCGTCAAGGGTCTGACGCACACGCTGGCCGAGGCGATCGTCAAGGGCCGGCCCTATAAATCCGCGGACGAGCTGGTGAAGAACCGCATTCTCACCGATGCGCTGTTCGCCCAGGTCAAGGATGGGCTGACCGTCAAGCACAACTGATCCGAGCCAGGCTTCCTCCCCCGCAGGCCAGCTCGCGAAACGCCCGCCGATCCTCGGCGGGCGTTTTCGCCGTTTTCGCAGAAAGTCGGGGAGATCGACGAAGCTTTGCGCGCAGCCCCTTTCCGCATGGGCACTTAATGCGTATATTGCGAACTGCCGTCCCTCGGGGCGGCTATGGCGATAAACGAACTCCGTAATAAACCTATCGGACCCGGGGGCGGTACCCGGCGCCTCCACCCGAGGCCGTCATGCGAGGCTTATGCATTCGGCATGGCGGCCTGGGGCGGGGGCGAAATAGGATCGACGAGGGCGTAAAGGGTGCTTTTTCGCTCGGCATGATACCGCCGTTATCGGGTCAAACCTTATAGTTGCCAACGACAACTATGCTCCGGTGGCCGTCGCTGCGTAATGCAGTGAAGGTACTGGGATTCAAGCCCTAGGGGGTAGCACTTCTAGGCGGGGCTCGGAGGCGCCTGGCAACAGAAGCCTCCACTTTCGTCCCGACGGGGCAGAGCGAACAGGGGTTCTCGGCGAGCGTCATGTCCACCGACCTCATCAGATACGATCTTCTCGTCCAGGACGCGCTGCGCGGCGTCATGCGCAAGGTTCTCGCCGATGCGGCGGCGGCCGGCCGTCTGCCGGGCGACCACCATTTCACCATCAGCTTCCGCACAAAGGCGCTGGGTGTCAGAATCTCCAAGCGGCTCGCCGAGCAATGGCCGCAGGAGATGACGATCATCCTGCAGCATCAATATTCCAATCTCGTCGTCGACGAGCGTGGCTTCTCCGTGGGCCTGTCTTTCCGCAGCATTCCCGAGCAGCTCTATGTGCCCTTCGACGCGGTGACGGTCTTCTCGGACCCGTCCGTCGATTTCGGCCTCAAATGGGAGGTGGACGAGCTCGCCCCCGCCCGTGAGGAGGAGCCGACTCAGTTTCCGACTCGGCCGCAGCCGAGCGCCGAACCGACGCCCGCGCGGCCCGGCCCGCGTTCCGCCCGCAGCGAGAAGCGGCAGGAGACCGCGCCGGCTGCGACGGAAGAGGGCGGGGGCGAGGCCGCCGCCAAGATCGTCTCCATCGACGCTTTCCGCAAGAAGACCTGATTCGCCATGGGCGATATCGTCAATCTTCGACGCGCCCGCAAGGTCAGGGACAAGCGAGCCAAAGAGGCGGAGGCCGACGCCAATCGCGTCGCTCACGGCCGCACAAAAGCCGAGCGCGAGCTCGGCGAAGCGAGCGCTCGCCTCGAGAGAGAAAAGCTCGACGCGCATCGGCTGGAGAATCCGCCGCCCGACTCTGCGCCGAAGTGACAGAAGCGAGCCTTTGCGGCTCGCATTCCGTCAGGCGAACAGCCATTGCTTGAGCGAGAAGCCCGAGCTCAGCGTTTTCCGATAATTCTCATAGAGCGCCAAATGGCCGGTCGCGGGCTTGGGCAGCTCGTTCTTCTTCAGCTTGCGGAAGAAGGGGCCGAGAATATCCTCGAAGTTCTGCGTCGTGTAGCGGCCGCCATAGCGGTCCGAGACGCGCTCGGCGACATTGGCGAAGAGCAGGATCAGCGCCTTGAACAAAGCGGGGTTGGCGATGTTCGCCTCCACGCCATGATAGCGCAACCCGTTGAGGCAGGCGCGCAAATAAGCGTTGAGCACCTGATAGACGTCTTGCGCCGAGGCGTCGACGAAAGCGCCGTCGATGGATTTCAGCGCGGCGTTGAAGGTCACGCGCGAGATCTTGCCCTTGCGGCGCTCCGAGGGGCTGAGCAGGCCGGAAAGCACGCTCTTCTCGTCGTTGGAGAATAGGTCGAAGACATTGTGCAGCAGCGCCTCGGCCTCGGTCTCCGATTCCGACAGGCGGCGAATGTCGAGCAGCAGCTCCGGCGGGACCGGCCGCTGCTTGGTGTTGATGTCCATGAACAGCTGACATTCCTGCGAGCGCGTCAGCCTGTTGTAGACGACGACCGGCACTTTGACGCTCTTGGCCGCCATGTTGAAGCCATAGACGCGGTGCTGCCCGTCGATGATGAGGAAGGAGCGCGGATCCTTGCGAAAGGTCAGCTCGCCGCTCTTGCGGTCGAAGGCGAGCTGCGCGCGCGGCTGCGCGGAGAGAATGATCGCGCTCGGCACGCTGCCGAAGCCGCTGTCGATATAATCGGCGATCTCTCTCGCGCGCTTCTTGTCGAGCAGGCGCTGGAAACCGTCGATGGGATTGTCGAGCCGCGCCTCCACCGTGCAGGTGGCGGCGAGCAGATCGCTCGGCAAAACGAGAGTGTAGAATCGGTGCTTGCCCTGGGTGACGAGCAGGGCGGGGGCGGCGGCGAAGCCGGCGCCCGTCCGCCGCGGCGCATCCGACGTTTCGTCTGGCTCGCCCGGAAGAGCGGCTTCGAGCGCAGGCTCGACCTCGCTCGGCTCGGCATGATCGGAAGGCGGCGCGTCGATCGGATTTTCCATGTTCAGATCCTTCGGGAAAGCGCGCCGGAAGGGCCGGCGAATCGTCGCACAGAACCGAATCGAACAGGTAAGCGGTCGAATCCTAGCGAGGAGGCGGCAAAGAACAAGGCAAATCGCATTTTGCCCAACAAAAAACCGGCCCCTTTCGGAGCCGGTTCTCGTTTTTCTCGATTTGCGCGCTGCTCAATATTTGGCGAGCACGGGCTGCAACAGGCCGCCGCCGAAGCGATAGGTGATGCCCGCCGAGACGACGATCGGATTGATCGGCAGCGACACTTTGACCGGAACGAAGATCGGGCCGAGCACCGCCGCACCCGGCACGAAAGCAACGGCCGTCGCGTGAACCATCGGATGAATGCCGATATATTTGAAGTCGACGTTCACGCCCCAATGCTCGTTGAACATATAGTCGAAGCCGGCTTGGCCGACCACGCCCCAAGAGGGAGCGACAGTCGCCCATTGGAAGGTGGCGAGGGCTCCGGGCAGGCCGAGACCGGCCAGCGCCGAGCCCGCCGCGAAGGGGATGCCCCAGACGTCGTTGTTGACGCGCGTGCCCCAGAAGGCAGTGAAATTCGCGCCGACGCCGAGATAGGGCTGGAACTGGCCGAAATTGGTGAAGTGATACTGCGCCATCAGGGACGGCGGGAACACCCAGG
This genomic window from Methylosinus sp. H3A contains:
- the pth gene encoding aminoacyl-tRNA hydrolase, which translates into the protein MLLFVGLGNPGREYAGNRHNIGFMAVEKIADAHGFSAPRARFQGLVREGTIAGERVLALLPQTYMNESGRAVGEALRFHKIALSDVVVFHDELDLSPAKCRVKIGGGAAGHNGLRSIGAHVGQDFKRIRLGIGHPGDKARVHSYVLNDFAKSEEPWVRTLCGALADNAALIVKRDDAGLQNKIHLALEAAGFGAPKRVGEA
- a CDS encoding helix-hairpin-helix domain-containing protein; this translates as MKTNAILAIALFASAPAFAQTATAPAAKPPAGPAAAVTAPVKQVVAVAQPLDINSATVEQLAGVKGLTHTLAEAIVKGRPYKSADELVKNRILTDALFAQVKDGLTVKHN
- a CDS encoding SspB family protein, translated to MSTDLIRYDLLVQDALRGVMRKVLADAAAAGRLPGDHHFTISFRTKALGVRISKRLAEQWPQEMTIILQHQYSNLVVDERGFSVGLSFRSIPEQLYVPFDAVTVFSDPSVDFGLKWEVDELAPAREEEPTQFPTRPQPSAEPTPARPGPRSARSEKRQETAPAATEEGGGEAAAKIVSIDAFRKKT
- a CDS encoding DUF4169 family protein gives rise to the protein MGDIVNLRRARKVRDKRAKEAEADANRVAHGRTKAERELGEASARLEREKLDAHRLENPPPDSAPK
- a CDS encoding DGQHR domain-containing protein, producing MENPIDAPPSDHAEPSEVEPALEAALPGEPDETSDAPRRTGAGFAAAPALLVTQGKHRFYTLVLPSDLLAATCTVEARLDNPIDGFQRLLDKKRAREIADYIDSGFGSVPSAIILSAQPRAQLAFDRKSGELTFRKDPRSFLIIDGQHRVYGFNMAAKSVKVPVVVYNRLTRSQECQLFMDINTKQRPVPPELLLDIRRLSESETEAEALLHNVFDLFSNDEKSVLSGLLSPSERRKGKISRVTFNAALKSIDGAFVDASAQDVYQVLNAYLRACLNGLRYHGVEANIANPALFKALILLFANVAERVSDRYGGRYTTQNFEDILGPFFRKLKKNELPKPATGHLALYENYRKTLSSGFSLKQWLFA